A window of Gloeomargarita sp. SKYB120 genomic DNA:
CGTTAACCCCGCCTGACGCCCTAGCTGGTCCTCCAGGGGCAACGCCACCAGCTCCAGAATCCGGTAGGGTCGCAACCGGGCCAAGTCCACCTGCAATTCCTGCAATAGGTGAGGGAACAACCCGCCAGTGCTCTGCAATAGCGCCAGCCCCTGCTCTAGGTAAAGCCCGGCGCGCTGATAGTTCTGCTGCTGCCACTGCTCGCGCCCCAGCTCCAGATACGCCAGCACCATCGTCAGCACCGTATCCCCGTAGACGCTAGGGGGAATCCCATTGTGGCAAGCCGCCTGGCCGGTTTTGAGAATTTGCTCGTACTCCCCCCACTCCAACCACAGGGCCAAAGCGCCCGGCAAGTCTTCCCCCTCCACCCATATCACCGGTGGGGTGGGCGTCTCTGTATTGTCCGCAGGTTGATCGGCGGTTGTCCTTGTCGCTACTATGAGCTGATACGCCTGCTCGATTAACCGGCGCCGAGCCGTGACCGCTACAGGGGAGTAGTCCGAACGTAAACTCGTCTTGAGCCGCTGGGCGACCAAGGGACCAAGGAGTTCCACTGCCGTCTGCGCCGGCACCCCTAACACTCGATAACAATCCAATGCAACTCGTACCACCGCCCGTGCGCACGCGTGCCTGACCCCAGGTCGTTCCCTACCCACGACTTTAGAGCAGGTTCCCACTTTTCAGCAAGCCCCGCCGCTTCACAAAAATTCACCTAAATGGTCCACTCCCACCCCGCCCTAAATCACATTTTCCCAAAATAAACAGTATAATTAGATACAGAAAGGCCCAGGGAAAATTCCATGCAGGGAAAATTCTCGGCCTAGGTGTCCTGTTGGAAGGGAGGGCAGTCGCGATGCAATACCATTTTCATGGTGCGGTGTATGAGCATGACCCCTCGGTAGTGCCGGTGATGGAGGGGGACATCGGGGGCAAGTACCGGGGTGCGACCTGGAAAACCCATGTGGTGCGGGTACCGCTACCGCAACGGACGGCGCGACAATTGCGTTACCGGGGTGTTGCGTACTCGTAGGTTTGGCGCGTGAAGTTTTCCTGAACCCTCGGTCAACGACTGAGGGTTTATTTTATGCTGGGAGCAATTCCCCAGGGGTTGACCATGAATCTCAAAGAGCGGGTGACCCAGGTGCCCCAGGTGCTGGTGGGGCTGGTGTCCCTATCGCTGGCGTTGGTCATTAGCAGCGCCATTGCCGCGGATGCGGTGCGGGGGTTGCAGCGGGGTAATCAAGTGATTCGAGTGACGGGTTCAGCACGGCGGGCGATCACCTCCGACTACATCATCTGGTCATTTCGGGTAGAGAGTCAGGACGCTTCGTTGCAAAGGGCCTATCGCCAGGTCACCGGTTACACCGAGCGCATCCGGCGGTTTTTGCAACAGCAGGCCGTGCCAGCGAACGAAATTGTATTTGCGGCCCTGGAAAATATCCCCCTGCAGGAGAACATCAACGGGCGGGAGACGGGGCGCATCCTGGCCTACCGGCTGGTTCAGCGGGTGAAGGTGAGTTCGGCCGAGGTGGATAAAATCGCGGCGCTGGTGAATCAAGCCAATAACCTGATCAACGAAGGCGTTCCCCTGATTTCCGACCCGCCCCAGTACATCTACAGGGACCTGGCAAAGTTGCGGGTGGAGATGGTAGCGGAAGCCGTGCGCGACGCCCAAGCCCGCGCCCAGAGTATCGCCCAGGCCACCGGCAGCCGCGTAGGACGGGTGCGCAACGTAGATACAGGGGTGTTTCAAATTACGTCGCGCTATTCCACCGACGTGAGCGACTACGGGATTTACGACACATCCTCGAAGGAAAAGGACATTACGGCGGTGGTCTCGGTGAGTTTCAGCTTGGACTGATGCAGTGGACGCATCCGTGGATACAGGCGGTGGTCCTGAACACGGTGCTGCTGGCGCCCCTGCTGGTCTTACCGCCGACGCTGCTGACCCGCTGGGGAGCTTTACACGCCTGGTTCTTGGGCGTTTTGCTGTGGGGGACCCTGGGGTGGCGCGGCTACCTAGTAGTGCTGGTGTATTTCGCCGTGGGGTCGGCGGCAACCAAGCTGGGCTATCGTGTCAAGGCCGCCGCCGGCATTGCGGAAAAACGCGGGGGCGCGCGGGGACCGGAAAACGTCTGGGGTTCAGCGGCGGTAGGAGCGCTCTGCGCTGTGGCAACAGTGGGATGGCCCAATGGGCGAGACCTGTGGCTGCTGGGTTTCGTGGGGAGTTTTGCCGCCAAGCTCAACGATACGGTGGCCAGCGAGATCGGCAAAGCCTACGGGCGCACCACCATCCTGCTCACGACGCTGCAACCTGTGCCCAAGGGGACAGAAGGGGCTGTGAGTTTGGAGGGAACCCTGGCTGGAGTCGCGGCGGGGTTTGTCATGGCCCTCGTCGGCTACGGCGTGGGTCTGGTGCCACCGCTGGGAATTGGCATCTGCACGCTGGCGGCGGTGGTGGCCAACCTGGTGGAAAGTTGGGTCGGGGCGACTTGGCAAACCCGCTATCCTTGGTTGACCAACGAGTGGGTAAATGTGCTCAACACGCTGGTGGCGGCATTGCTGAGCATTGGCATGGGTCTGGCCTTTGGTTAGCCGTTGGGTAATAGGGTTACCCTGGGGAACAATGATTCATCCCACGGCAAAGGCTAGAGCCACTGGATTGTACGACAGGGCAAGGGCAATGTGCGGAGGGCCTTATTACTCTACGATGCAGCGATTGCCCTGGACCCGAGCAATCCCGTGTATTTCAACCATCGGGTAGGCGATACATCAGTATGAACAGATTGCTAGCGAGTTTCCCCAATATGGAAAGGTCTTTCTGTCTGAAATAAGCAATTATCCGTCGGCTGTTGCCGCTTACAAGAAGTTCTTGATGGCCTTCCGAGAAGGGAAATTTGTTTTTAATCCCATCGTAGGAGGCATCGGCCAAGCCGTACCAGGAAATGATTTGCTTGAAACGGCATTTTTTTATCCACCTCTCAACAAAAGCTGGCAACCCAGGCCTTTCAGGAGGCGACCCTGTTACTACAGGAGCTAAACGATGACCCCTCACTTGACTGAAGCGCTACCAAACGCTTTTGCCATTACACCTGCTTAAAAAAGTGTGTTGTCCGAGAGACTGCTGGTGTATAGTGAAATCCAGATGGGGAACTCCAGCCGTGGCAATTGCGAGCATCAATCCCTACGACGGTGCCGTATTACAGACGTTTAGCCCCTTAACCGACGCGGAACTGGAAACCAAACTCACCCTGGCCGTAGAGGGCTTTGCTGTGTATCGCCGCTGGTCCCTAACCGAACGGGCGGCTGGATTGTACCGTCTGGCTGATGCTTTGACCCAGGGACGAGAACAGTGGGCGCGGTTGATGACTCTGGAAATGGGCAAACCCATTCAAGCGGCGCTCGCCGAAGTGGACAAATGCGCCTGGGTTTGCCGCTACTACGCTGAGCAGGGGGCGATATTTTTGCAAGACCA
This region includes:
- a CDS encoding SIMPL domain-containing protein (The SIMPL domain is named for its presence in mouse protein SIMPL (signalling molecule that associates with mouse pelle-like kinase). Bacterial member BP26, from Brucella, was shown to assemble into a channel-like structure, while YggE from E. coli has been associated with resistance to oxidative stress.) produces the protein MLGAIPQGLTMNLKERVTQVPQVLVGLVSLSLALVISSAIAADAVRGLQRGNQVIRVTGSARRAITSDYIIWSFRVESQDASLQRAYRQVTGYTERIRRFLQQQAVPANEIVFAALENIPLQENINGRETGRILAYRLVQRVKVSSAEVDKIAALVNQANNLINEGVPLISDPPQYIYRDLAKLRVEMVAEAVRDAQARAQSIAQATGSRVGRVRNVDTGVFQITSRYSTDVSDYGIYDTSSKEKDITAVVSVSFSLD
- a CDS encoding DUF4278 domain-containing protein, whose product is MQYHFHGAVYEHDPSVVPVMEGDIGGKYRGATWKTHVVRVPLPQRTARQLRYRGVAYS
- a CDS encoding TIGR00297 family protein; protein product: MQWTHPWIQAVVLNTVLLAPLLVLPPTLLTRWGALHAWFLGVLLWGTLGWRGYLVVLVYFAVGSAATKLGYRVKAAAGIAEKRGGARGPENVWGSAAVGALCAVATVGWPNGRDLWLLGFVGSFAAKLNDTVASEIGKAYGRTTILLTTLQPVPKGTEGAVSLEGTLAGVAAGFVMALVGYGVGLVPPLGIGICTLAAVVANLVESWVGATWQTRYPWLTNEWVNVLNTLVAALLSIGMGLAFG